Proteins encoded within one genomic window of Brienomyrus brachyistius isolate T26 chromosome 22, BBRACH_0.4, whole genome shotgun sequence:
- the LOC125717594 gene encoding kinetochore-associated protein DSN1 homolog, producing MAERQAGILVEGCDSSEDVQNKESASECSPRATKMTPSPPKISPCALLPEAVTLPADGTQEEPLGLNTQGERQGDQDDRPSLSPRTRRKSWRRSARGRRSLPAPQSNTHELCEVISSSLPEEERLGKLIEASMELAVQKLEAVLHSTPEANMEVFRSRVESVQQEWQHLEKEIRESAQSQPSPPRDSKVQEAMEKIRKSIHSLQVECGSWESLLEKHRSRAEELARRVEQGRTGGLPLDPSCLAQSSQSQVILSKPDYNSALCRQQEVLHTMELTLDTHCKILRGALSYQEQCQALIRETSGHLASTTGFQELPSSPVRKLLKAVPQPPCKLGSAQ from the exons ATGGCGGAACGTCAAGCTGGGATATTGGTGGAAGG CTGCGACAGTAGCGAAGATGTACAAAACAAG GAGTCCGCTTCAGAGTGCAGCCCTCGGGCTACAAAGATGACACCCTCTCCCCCCAAGATTTCACCGTGTGCCCTCCTACCCGAAGCCGTCACCCTGCCAGCAGAtggtacacaggaggagccTCTTGGCTTAAACAcccagggagagagacagggtgaCCAGGATGACAGGCCGTCTCTGAGTCCCCGCACCCGGAGGAAGTCATGGAGGCGCTCGGCCAGGGGGAGACGCTCTCTCCCTGCCCCACAGAGTAACACCCATG AGCTGTGTGAGGTCATCAGCAGTTCACTACCAGAGGAGGAGAGGCTGGGGAAACTGATAGAGGCATCAATggag CTGGCTGTACAGAAACTGGAGGCTGTTCTGCACTCTACCCCCGAAGCCAACATGGAGGTTTTCCGCAGCCGGG tggAGTCTGTGCAGCAGGAATGGCAGCATCTAGAGAAGGAGATCAGGGAAAGTGCACAGAGTCAGCCCTCCCCTCCCAG GGATTCTAAGGTGCAGGAGGCCATGGAGAAGATCAGGAAGTCCATCCACAG CCTGCAGGTGGAATGTGGATCCTGGGAGTCTCTGCTAGAGAAACACCGCAGCAGAGCGGAGGAGTTGGCCAG GCGTGTGGAACAGGGGAGGACAGGTGGGCTGCCCCTGGATCCCAGCTGCCTGGCCCAGTCCTCACAGAGCCAGGTGATCCTCAGCAAGCCGGATTATAACAGCGCCCTCTGCAGGCAGCAGGAAGTGCTGCACACCATGGAGCTGACG CTGGACACGCACTGTAAGATCCTGAGGGGGGCGCTGTCGTACCAGGAGCAGTGTCAGGCGCTCATCAGGGAGACCAGCGGCCACCTGG CTTCCACCACTGGGTTCCAGGAGTTGCCGTCCTCCCCAGTCAGGAAGCTGCTCAAGGCGGTCCCACAGCCTCCCTGCAAACTGGGGTCAGCTCAGTAG